A window from Myxocyprinus asiaticus isolate MX2 ecotype Aquarium Trade chromosome 37, UBuf_Myxa_2, whole genome shotgun sequence encodes these proteins:
- the LOC127428068 gene encoding lactosylceramide 1,3-N-acetyl-beta-D-glucosaminyltransferase A isoform X2 — MFMNCRRVRKWTFLQLVSMCCILSVVMVCWDNVDHHVVSHVKSYSYRYLINSYDFIKKSLSVSPEEAARFGSFPYLFNNKNICKDQDVLLLLFVKSSPGNFKRRQAIRSTWGNESYISNELGVIVKVVFAMGLHPDMPSKNILQKALHKEHMNHSDLVQQNFLDTFHNLTLKLLLQFRWTHENCAHARFLMSADDDVFIHVPNLVHYLQDLRRQNVRDLWIGHMHRGAPPVRRMNSKYYMSFEMYQWNSYPDYTAGAGYVVSGDVAAKIYQATLSLNASMYIDDVFMGICAISAGVSPQEHVYFSGEGKTPYHPCIYEKMITSHGHEDDVRYLWKVATAPEVEGISSGLLGKLYCTAVKIMLLCKPYFSNTYSCLAAFT; from the coding sequence ATGTTTATGAATTGCAGAAGGGTCCGAAAATGGACTTTTCTACAGCTTGTCTCAATGTGCTGTATCTTGTCAGTGGTCATGGTTTGTTGGGACAATGTGGATCACCATGTTGTGAGCCATGTGAAGTCATACTCCTACCGCTATCTGATCAACAGCTATGACTTCATCAAAAAAAGCCTCAGTGTCAGCCCAGAGGAAGCTGCCCGGTTTGGTAGTTTCCCATATCTGTTCAATAACAAGAACATCTGTAAAGACCAGGATGTGTTGCTGCTTCTGTTTGTGAAATCTTCTCCAGGAAATTTTAAAAGAAGACAGGCTATTCGCTCCACTTGGGGTAATGAGTCCTACATAAGTAATGAGCTGGGTGTTATCGTGAAGGTAGTGTTTGCAATGGGCCTCCACCCAGACATGCCCTCTAAGAATATCCTACAGAAGGCATTACACAAGGAACACATGAACCACAGTGACCTGGTTCAGCAGAACTTTCTTGACACCTTTCATAACCTCACTTTGAAACTTCTACTTCAGTTTCGCTGGACGCATGAGAACTGCGCCCATGCCCGGTTCCTTATGTCTGCTGATGACGATGTATTCATCCATGTTCCCAATTTGGTGCACTACCTTCAGGACCTCAGAAGACAGAATGTGCGTGACCTCTGGATTGGCCACATGCACAGGGGAGCACCTCCCGTTCGCCGTATGAACAGTAAGTACTACATGTCCTTTGAGATGTACCAGTGGAACTCCTATCCAGATTACACTGCTGGGGCTGGGTATGTGGTCTCGGGAGACGTGGCTGCCAAAATATATCAGGCCACCCTGTCTCTTAATGCCTCGATGTACATTGATGATGTCTTCATGGGTATCTGTGCCATTTCAGCAGGCGTCTCGCCCCAAGAACATGTTTACTTCTCGGGTGAGGGGAAAACACCCTATCACCCGTGCATCTATGAAAAAATGATCACCTCTCATGGACATGAGGATGATGTCAGGTATCTGTGGAAGGTTGCAACTGCACCAGAGGTAGAAGGTATATCCTCTGGATTGTTAGGGAAGCTGTATTGCACAGCTGTGAAAATAATGCTTCTTTGTAAGCCATACTTTTCGAACACCTATTCATGCCTGGCAGCTTTTACATAA
- the LOC127428068 gene encoding lactosylceramide 1,3-N-acetyl-beta-D-glucosaminyltransferase A isoform X1: MKRESFSHFTDLLITNAVLWSKVDYLDLKCKRVRKWTFLQLVSMCCILSVVMVCWDNVDHHVVSHVKSYSYRYLINSYDFIKKSLSVSPEEAARFGSFPYLFNNKNICKDQDVLLLLFVKSSPGNFKRRQAIRSTWGNESYISNELGVIVKVVFAMGLHPDMPSKNILQKALHKEHMNHSDLVQQNFLDTFHNLTLKLLLQFRWTHENCAHARFLMSADDDVFIHVPNLVHYLQDLRRQNVRDLWIGHMHRGAPPVRRMNSKYYMSFEMYQWNSYPDYTAGAGYVVSGDVAAKIYQATLSLNASMYIDDVFMGICAISAGVSPQEHVYFSGEGKTPYHPCIYEKMITSHGHEDDVRYLWKVATAPEVEGISSGLLGKLYCTAVKIMLLCKPYFSNTYSCLAAFT; the protein is encoded by the exons ATGAAAAGAGAAAGTTTTTCACATTTCACAGACTTACTG ATTACAAATGCTGTGTTATGGAGTAAAGTGGATTATCTTGACCTCAAGTGCAA AAGGGTCCGAAAATGGACTTTTCTACAGCTTGTCTCAATGTGCTGTATCTTGTCAGTGGTCATGGTTTGTTGGGACAATGTGGATCACCATGTTGTGAGCCATGTGAAGTCATACTCCTACCGCTATCTGATCAACAGCTATGACTTCATCAAAAAAAGCCTCAGTGTCAGCCCAGAGGAAGCTGCCCGGTTTGGTAGTTTCCCATATCTGTTCAATAACAAGAACATCTGTAAAGACCAGGATGTGTTGCTGCTTCTGTTTGTGAAATCTTCTCCAGGAAATTTTAAAAGAAGACAGGCTATTCGCTCCACTTGGGGTAATGAGTCCTACATAAGTAATGAGCTGGGTGTTATCGTGAAGGTAGTGTTTGCAATGGGCCTCCACCCAGACATGCCCTCTAAGAATATCCTACAGAAGGCATTACACAAGGAACACATGAACCACAGTGACCTGGTTCAGCAGAACTTTCTTGACACCTTTCATAACCTCACTTTGAAACTTCTACTTCAGTTTCGCTGGACGCATGAGAACTGCGCCCATGCCCGGTTCCTTATGTCTGCTGATGACGATGTATTCATCCATGTTCCCAATTTGGTGCACTACCTTCAGGACCTCAGAAGACAGAATGTGCGTGACCTCTGGATTGGCCACATGCACAGGGGAGCACCTCCCGTTCGCCGTATGAACAGTAAGTACTACATGTCCTTTGAGATGTACCAGTGGAACTCCTATCCAGATTACACTGCTGGGGCTGGGTATGTGGTCTCGGGAGACGTGGCTGCCAAAATATATCAGGCCACCCTGTCTCTTAATGCCTCGATGTACATTGATGATGTCTTCATGGGTATCTGTGCCATTTCAGCAGGCGTCTCGCCCCAAGAACATGTTTACTTCTCGGGTGAGGGGAAAACACCCTATCACCCGTGCATCTATGAAAAAATGATCACCTCTCATGGACATGAGGATGATGTCAGGTATCTGTGGAAGGTTGCAACTGCACCAGAGGTAGAAGGTATATCCTCTGGATTGTTAGGGAAGCTGTATTGCACAGCTGTGAAAATAATGCTTCTTTGTAAGCCATACTTTTCGAACACCTATTCATGCCTGGCAGCTTTTACATAA